A single window of Treponema denticola ATCC 35405 DNA harbors:
- a CDS encoding Rpn family recombination-promoting nuclease/putative transposase yields the protein MKQLFKITLRNDYAFKRVFGVEENKDVLQDLLECVLDIPPETIAGLELLDKEFHKELLSEKLGILDIKLRLKDGAFVDIEIQNSWHFDFPERTLYYWSKMYNENIKQGQDYTKLPKCITINLIGKGFNKNKRLHNKYLVLEQDTKEPLVSKLEIHILNLEKARLLKKSQYKDNKTKRLLNWLKFIETDNVEVRNMLAQESQMMRKANETITIMEMSPRDKWLYDSRMKYEHDRASCINEGYQRGLDKGAHQKALETAKAFKQFGFDINKIAEGTGLPVEEIEAL from the coding sequence ATGAAGCAACTATTTAAAATCACCCTCCGCAATGACTACGCTTTTAAGCGCGTATTCGGAGTTGAAGAAAACAAAGATGTACTACAGGATTTATTGGAATGTGTCTTAGACATTCCGCCTGAAACCATCGCAGGTTTGGAACTTCTCGATAAGGAGTTTCACAAGGAGCTTTTAAGTGAAAAACTAGGTATTTTGGATATTAAGCTAAGACTAAAAGACGGAGCCTTTGTCGATATTGAGATTCAAAACAGTTGGCATTTTGATTTTCCTGAAAGAACCCTATATTATTGGTCTAAGATGTACAATGAAAACATAAAACAAGGTCAAGACTATACAAAACTGCCAAAGTGTATTACAATAAACTTGATAGGAAAAGGCTTTAATAAAAATAAGCGTTTGCACAACAAATATCTTGTTTTAGAACAAGACACAAAAGAACCTTTAGTCTCAAAACTTGAGATTCATATACTAAACCTTGAAAAAGCGAGACTCTTAAAGAAATCTCAATACAAGGATAATAAAACAAAACGCTTATTAAATTGGCTGAAATTTATCGAAACTGATAATGTGGAGGTACGTAATATGCTGGCACAAGAATCACAGATGATGAGAAAGGCAAATGAGACTATTACAATAATGGAAATGAGTCCTAGAGATAAATGGCTTTATGATTCCCGTATGAAATATGAACATGATAGGGCTTCATGTATAAATGAAGGTTATCAACGAGGTCTTGATAAAGGGGCCCATCAAAAAGCTCTTGAAACGGCTAAGGCTTTTAAGCAGTTTGGCTTTGATATCAATAAAATAGCCGAAGGAACAGGGCTTCCTGTTGAAGAAATAGAAGCCCTATAA
- a CDS encoding ABC transporter ATP-binding protein yields the protein MSTILETEHLKKTYLGKKTALYDVSLKVESGRIYGLLGPNGSGKTTFLKIIAGLIKPTAGNFKVCGKEFGIDTKKIVAFLPDKNVVYPWMTSEDAINFYADFFEDFDKNKALEMLKFMKLEPKQTVKTMSKGMIEKLNLSLTFSRSSKLYILDEPLGGTDPVAREQIIKTIIKTWTEESAILITTHLVSDIEHVFNDVAFLKEGEIVLEGDAEDLRTTRGKSIYQIYLDVFGA from the coding sequence ATGAGTACAATACTTGAAACGGAGCACTTAAAAAAAACATACTTGGGGAAAAAAACTGCTCTTTATGATGTCAGTCTCAAGGTAGAAAGCGGAAGAATCTACGGCCTTTTGGGGCCGAACGGTTCGGGAAAAACAACCTTTTTAAAGATAATTGCCGGACTTATAAAACCGACTGCCGGCAATTTTAAGGTATGCGGAAAAGAATTCGGAATAGATACAAAAAAGATTGTAGCCTTTTTGCCGGATAAAAATGTCGTATATCCTTGGATGACTTCGGAAGATGCCATTAATTTCTATGCAGATTTTTTTGAAGATTTTGATAAAAACAAGGCCTTGGAAATGCTGAAATTTATGAAGTTGGAGCCCAAGCAAACCGTAAAAACTATGTCGAAAGGTATGATAGAAAAACTTAATTTAAGCCTTACCTTTTCGAGGTCTTCAAAGCTGTATATTTTGGATGAACCGCTGGGCGGCACAGACCCTGTAGCCAGAGAGCAGATTATTAAAACCATAATCAAAACATGGACCGAAGAAAGTGCGATCCTAATAACAACTCACCTGGTTTCGGATATAGAGCATGTGTTTAATGATGTAGCCTTTTTAAAAGAAGGCGAGATTGTTTTGGAAGGCGATGCGGAAGATTTGCGTACTACAAGAGGCAAATCTATTTATCAAATCTATCTTGATGTTTTTGGAGCATAA
- a CDS encoding GntR family transcriptional regulator: protein MKVIYDQNRPIYLQIVEKIKCKIVYGELKPGDKIPSMSDMSVEMDVNPNTIFRVYKQLEGEGITESKRGLGSFVVNEPDLVGKLTEEMADQIILPAIEGLRNLKFSDEQIIESIKAKLKINNPDAEHRGMLFS, encoded by the coding sequence GTGAAAGTTATATATGATCAAAATCGCCCGATATATTTACAAATAGTTGAGAAAATCAAATGTAAGATTGTCTACGGCGAGCTCAAACCGGGGGATAAAATCCCTTCAATGAGCGACATGTCCGTTGAGATGGATGTAAATCCGAATACGATATTCAGGGTATATAAGCAGCTTGAAGGTGAAGGTATCACTGAATCAAAACGCGGACTAGGCAGTTTTGTTGTAAATGAGCCCGATTTGGTAGGAAAATTGACGGAAGAGATGGCGGATCAGATTATACTGCCGGCTATTGAAGGCTTAAGGAATCTGAAGTTTTCTGATGAACAAATAATTGAGTCTATAAAGGCAAAGCTAAAAATCAACAACCCCGACGCAGAGCATCGGGGTATGTTGTTCTCATAA
- a CDS encoding flavodoxin, with protein MAKIAVIYWSGTGNTQSMAESVLEGLKAGGAEASIFTVSEFGSKSIDDYDKIAFGCPAMGAEELEPDEFEPFFASIEGKLSGKKIALFGSYEWAGEGSGGEWMRNWEARSKDKGADLFEEGLIIYDAPTAAGKEKCKEFGERFAK; from the coding sequence ATGGCAAAAATTGCTGTTATTTATTGGAGCGGAACGGGAAATACTCAGTCTATGGCTGAATCCGTTTTGGAAGGTTTAAAGGCCGGCGGAGCAGAGGCTTCTATTTTTACCGTTTCGGAATTCGGATCAAAGAGCATTGATGATTATGACAAGATTGCATTCGGATGCCCCGCAATGGGAGCCGAAGAGCTTGAGCCGGATGAATTTGAACCCTTCTTTGCTTCTATTGAAGGAAAATTGTCCGGCAAAAAAATTGCCTTGTTCGGTTCATATGAATGGGCCGGTGAAGGTTCGGGCGGAGAATGGATGAGAAACTGGGAAGCAAGGTCTAAGGATAAGGGAGCCGACTTATTTGAAGAAGGCTTGATTATCTACGATGCTCCCACCGCTGCAGGAAAAGAAAAGTGTAAAGAATTCGGTGAAAGATTTGCAAAATAA
- a CDS encoding FlgD immunoglobulin-like domain containing protein, with protein MKKIQKALFISIFLFAAEILASAQTVYTWTGGHGNFKNPSNWSPNLPAGTTPAAFPAGTYKILSAGPCFLTENITFAGPAQIEVGSETAAAGLQLAHYTLRGTVTVTVNKKGTLELSGTDEQRNLFSGGKIILKTDSTVVYYGNTGKDIWQGPYQNFKVTGNIKAQSLTVEKTTSIGNNDPLITTVTIKVKTQTYKGAVTVQKDVTFDAATSVTFTAAANVNAGTQNLSFKGGGAVNMQGVTAGTVDATGASSLKVNGTVTLSGDLKAKNLAVNTATVSAAKVEVSQATTVSTAATITAPTQTYTGAVSVNADTAFEAGTALTFESAVFGFLKNIVIKGKDITFNSVVSAVDLTVMNKNGGTLTIKKNITVSNSLIQKDMSPPYSPLGPVVIDSDSDVTITAPKQVYNGAVTLKANTTFSAGAPSGPLALQFEKAVASPAHKNIVLETVTSTGIKTEQSVSAGKITVRNGTGNSSRWESYGIVSAEDDIEVAGVWQHSASGNITAKGNVKAGTFKQTTPGSTLIFAGNDTQTLEVGSSSQIQRLKNTASLKLNSDIKIIETFENNGSFAHNDKTVTFNSLFSKISGTREPTFFNLTIATGAELKTEQASVKISGTFTNNGTFTHNNKKVIFNGLLSKIAGSTETEFYKLTVDANKILHLEQNIIVVDTFENGGIFKARGNTVTLAPASTAANIQGKNTATDTEFAAISCLGAGGKTLTINGKIMVANLKIGGASELNKLTVQGGASSEITLTSDQTPDPGTKKGYYLDVNTNIPIADGKTYYVAESVLGNPNPKNWEHMSSTWKTNATTTNWNTASNWTPEVVPAAGWPVIIPAGGTKYPKLTANVKAKTITLAPGAKLDLADYVITKSNLVSDFTPITNNGTLRMKGTSYLTDPKGQKEWLESTVLANQITHGTTSVIEYYSTANNPLWQGPYQNLTVSEGRTSLTPIIPGSGSTAADLIVEKTFTVATDAGDNVIVTANSQLYKQTVSLRKKTTFSSFGGTGTVFKGSVAASEIDIGFSGNGLIQTESAVTTKNITVNSGTGAWTSSGTITAYDITVNRSWTSSADVTSVGNITANGWTANNVRLKGNLTAARFNQLIGTLTFNGTGTPEQELNFNGAGNKNIFNLTIDTGAKVKLLSPVTIVRNITNYGIFDADTHTVTLDNNNSHTITGTSYGDNTKKTEFHNLECTGAVGKTLTINGKITVENALKLSGGGTSNRLIINGTGKISLKTDHSGHTDLSRQFLKIDTRNLEVLEKPYVVNQSVDHNGKPKSHNGWVFYKDPATISIENSLAKPGDEYIYLVFSNTSHMSEEELKFIGKPPYNCKLRITGGSTTYESDLQDVSPANPEKTLWKIKLDKEIKANDILKPSCQVVLNYFGTNKTKPHISDIGINIVKPQKAFNSIVLRTFNANPDDKALPTLDITIPTERESTVTSDNFKLYFISKDAPGRFWHPDTITLPPGSFANPQSGTTEYTGTPAGGLLNFIIPSTDPYLKEGKVGQFMYVYDGWLPCARLKDETGNDILSLDVWNFKIVGIQIQKGGVSIFENVVNPYKGQSATIAAHLKKSGMLTIQIMTLDGNIVRTLTRSHHNAGDHFYLWDGRNNGGNPVASGMYFVRIAGPDIDEVRKILIIK; from the coding sequence ATGAAGAAAATACAGAAAGCTCTATTTATATCGATTTTTCTCTTTGCCGCAGAAATACTCGCCTCGGCGCAAACCGTCTATACGTGGACGGGTGGACACGGTAATTTTAAAAATCCGTCAAACTGGAGCCCGAACCTTCCCGCCGGCACAACGCCCGCCGCCTTTCCGGCCGGTACATATAAAATCCTTTCCGCCGGTCCTTGTTTTTTAACCGAAAATATTACCTTTGCGGGGCCGGCGCAGATTGAAGTAGGGTCGGAAACAGCCGCTGCAGGATTGCAGTTAGCCCATTACACTTTGCGCGGGACGGTAACCGTAACCGTAAATAAAAAGGGAACGCTGGAACTTTCCGGTACGGATGAACAGCGGAATCTGTTCAGTGGCGGAAAAATAATTCTAAAAACCGACTCTACTGTCGTATACTACGGCAATACCGGCAAAGATATTTGGCAGGGGCCATATCAAAATTTTAAAGTAACGGGAAACATTAAAGCCCAATCCCTTACGGTAGAGAAAACGACGTCGATAGGGAATAATGATCCGCTAATAACAACGGTAACAATAAAAGTTAAAACGCAAACCTATAAGGGGGCCGTAACTGTACAAAAGGATGTCACATTTGATGCGGCAACTTCCGTAACTTTTACAGCGGCAGCGAACGTGAACGCGGGGACGCAAAATCTGTCTTTTAAAGGTGGCGGAGCGGTGAATATGCAGGGAGTTACCGCCGGAACCGTGGATGCGACGGGAGCGTCGAGCCTAAAGGTAAACGGAACCGTTACTTTGAGCGGGGATTTAAAAGCAAAGAATTTGGCTGTAAATACCGCAACTGTCTCTGCCGCAAAAGTTGAAGTGAGTCAAGCGACAACCGTAAGCACTGCCGCAACGATTACCGCACCGACGCAAACGTATACGGGCGCCGTCAGTGTAAATGCGGATACGGCATTTGAAGCGGGAACGGCGCTTACATTTGAGAGTGCCGTTTTCGGTTTTTTAAAAAATATTGTCATAAAGGGCAAAGACATAACGTTTAATTCTGTGGTAAGTGCAGTTGATTTAACGGTTATGAATAAAAACGGCGGCACACTCACAATAAAAAAAAATATAACGGTGTCGAACTCTCTTATTCAAAAAGATATGTCGCCCCCTTATTCGCCGCTCGGCCCTGTGGTAATAGATTCGGATTCCGATGTAACGATTACAGCTCCGAAGCAGGTTTACAACGGCGCCGTTACCCTGAAGGCGAACACGACATTCAGCGCGGGGGCTCCGTCCGGACCATTGGCGCTTCAGTTTGAAAAGGCGGTCGCCTCTCCCGCTCATAAAAATATCGTTTTAGAAACAGTTACTTCGACCGGAATAAAAACGGAACAAAGCGTCAGTGCGGGTAAAATTACCGTACGGAACGGAACCGGCAACAGTTCCAGGTGGGAATCATATGGTATCGTTAGCGCCGAAGACGATATTGAAGTCGCCGGAGTTTGGCAGCATTCCGCTAGCGGAAATATAACAGCAAAGGGTAATGTAAAAGCCGGAACTTTTAAACAGACGACGCCCGGATCTACCCTTATTTTTGCCGGAAACGATACGCAAACCTTAGAAGTCGGTTCGTCTTCTCAAATACAACGGTTGAAAAATACGGCAAGCCTTAAATTGAATTCCGACATTAAAATAATCGAAACGTTTGAAAACAACGGCTCTTTTGCTCATAATGACAAAACCGTAACTTTCAACAGCCTGTTTTCCAAAATATCGGGAACCAGAGAACCGACCTTTTTCAATTTAACAATAGCGACCGGTGCCGAGCTGAAGACTGAACAGGCAAGCGTTAAAATCAGTGGAACTTTCACAAATAATGGGACGTTTACTCATAATAATAAAAAAGTCATATTCAACGGACTGCTATCCAAAATAGCCGGAAGTACGGAAACCGAATTTTATAAGCTAACGGTAGATGCCAATAAAATTTTGCATCTTGAGCAAAACATCATTGTTGTCGACACTTTTGAAAACGGAGGAATTTTCAAGGCGCGTGGTAATACCGTAACATTAGCTCCGGCGAGTACCGCCGCAAACATTCAGGGAAAGAATACGGCAACCGATACGGAATTTGCTGCGATATCGTGTTTGGGAGCCGGCGGAAAAACGCTCACGATAAATGGAAAAATCATGGTAGCTAACCTGAAGATAGGCGGAGCATCAGAGTTAAATAAATTAACGGTTCAAGGCGGGGCGTCCTCCGAAATTACCCTGACTTCCGATCAAACTCCCGATCCGGGCACAAAAAAAGGCTATTACTTGGATGTAAACACGAATATCCCTATAGCAGACGGGAAAACCTATTATGTTGCTGAGAGCGTCTTGGGAAATCCAAATCCGAAAAACTGGGAACATATGTCTTCCACATGGAAAACTAATGCAACAACCACAAATTGGAATACTGCATCAAACTGGACGCCCGAAGTAGTTCCGGCCGCCGGTTGGCCGGTCATAATTCCCGCGGGAGGAACTAAATATCCCAAACTTACAGCGAATGTAAAGGCAAAAACGATTACCCTTGCTCCCGGCGCCAAATTGGATTTAGCAGATTATGTTATAACAAAAAGCAACTTGGTTTCCGACTTTACTCCTATTACAAATAACGGCACCCTCAGAATGAAAGGGACGTCTTATTTAACTGATCCGAAAGGACAAAAAGAGTGGCTCGAAAGCACAGTTCTCGCCAATCAAATAACGCACGGAACAACCTCCGTAATAGAATATTACAGTACTGCGAATAATCCCCTTTGGCAGGGGCCTTATCAAAATCTGACAGTAAGCGAGGGAAGAACATCTCTTACCCCTATAATTCCGGGTTCAGGTTCTACGGCAGCTGATTTAATCGTAGAAAAAACTTTTACGGTTGCCACCGATGCGGGAGATAACGTTATCGTTACTGCAAATTCGCAGCTGTACAAACAAACTGTTTCATTAAGGAAAAAAACAACCTTTAGTTCATTCGGAGGAACCGGAACGGTATTTAAGGGCTCGGTTGCAGCTTCGGAAATCGATATAGGCTTCAGTGGAAACGGCCTTATTCAAACGGAGAGTGCTGTTACCACAAAAAACATCACCGTAAATTCAGGCACAGGCGCATGGACTTCATCAGGGACAATTACTGCATACGATATTACCGTGAACAGGAGCTGGACATCTTCAGCCGATGTTACCTCTGTCGGAAACATTACGGCAAATGGCTGGACGGCTAACAACGTAAGACTTAAAGGGAACCTTACCGCTGCAAGGTTTAATCAACTGATCGGTACATTAACCTTTAACGGTACGGGAACACCCGAGCAGGAGCTTAATTTTAACGGTGCCGGCAATAAAAACATATTCAATCTTACAATCGATACCGGAGCAAAGGTAAAATTACTTTCTCCTGTTACCATTGTAAGAAACATTACCAATTATGGAATCTTTGATGCAGACACACACACAGTAACACTGGATAATAATAATAGTCATACAATTACAGGGACTTCATACGGCGATAATACAAAAAAGACAGAATTCCATAACTTGGAATGTACAGGAGCGGTCGGAAAAACGCTTACGATAAACGGAAAGATTACCGTAGAAAATGCACTTAAGCTTTCAGGTGGAGGCACCTCAAACCGCTTAATAATCAACGGAACAGGGAAAATATCTCTGAAAACAGATCATAGCGGTCATACTGATCTTTCACGGCAATTTCTAAAAATTGATACTCGAAATCTAGAAGTTTTAGAAAAGCCTTATGTTGTTAATCAAAGTGTAGATCATAACGGTAAGCCCAAAAGTCACAACGGCTGGGTATTTTATAAAGATCCTGCCACTATCAGCATTGAAAACTCACTTGCTAAACCTGGAGATGAGTATATTTACCTTGTATTTAGCAATACAAGTCATATGAGTGAAGAAGAACTTAAATTTATAGGTAAACCTCCTTATAATTGTAAATTAAGAATCACAGGCGGCAGTACTACTTATGAATCAGATTTGCAGGATGTTTCTCCCGCCAACCCAGAAAAAACACTATGGAAAATTAAGCTTGACAAAGAAATCAAAGCTAATGATATTCTTAAACCCTCTTGTCAGGTAGTTTTAAATTATTTTGGTACAAATAAAACCAAACCCCACATCTCCGATATCGGAATCAATATAGTAAAACCACAAAAAGCTTTTAATTCCATAGTACTCCGCACGTTTAACGCTAATCCTGATGACAAAGCCTTACCGACCCTGGATATCACAATACCGACAGAAAGAGAAAGCACAGTAACATCAGACAACTTTAAGCTGTATTTTATCTCAAAAGACGCTCCGGGCAGATTTTGGCATCCCGATACTATAACATTGCCACCCGGCTCTTTTGCAAATCCTCAATCAGGCACAACAGAATATACCGGCACTCCGGCAGGGGGACTGCTGAACTTTATTATTCCGTCAACCGATCCTTACCTAAAAGAAGGAAAGGTAGGGCAATTTATGTACGTCTATGACGGTTGGCTTCCTTGTGCACGCTTAAAAGACGAAACCGGAAACGACATCCTTTCCTTAGATGTCTGGAATTTTAAAATTGTTGGAATACAAATACAAAAGGGCGGGGTGTCAATCTTTGAAAATGTTGTAAATCCTTACAAGGGTCAGTCTGCCACAATAGCTGCACACCTAAAAAAATCGGGTATGCTCACAATTCAGATTATGACTTTGGACGGCAATATAGTACGCACCTTGACCCGTTCTCACCACAATGCAGGCGACCACTTTTATCTGTGGGACGGAAGAAACAATGGCGGAAATCCCGTCGCAAGCGGTATGTATTTTGTAAGAATCGCAGGGCCCGATATAGATGAAGTGAGAAAAATTCTGATTATCAAATAA
- a CDS encoding KHG/KDPG aldolase/sugar kinase fusion protein, with product MNKIFKQIEKIGIVPVIVLDNEKDAFPLGKALSTAGLLCAEITFRTEAAEKAIKVFAKNFPDFLIGAGTILSPEQADKAIAAGAKFIVSPGLNPKVVEHCVNLGYPIIPGVSTAGEIEQAMSFGLEVVKFFPAEAAGGLKFIKALSAPYPNIKFMPTGGINAQNIAEYAAFSKVIACGGSWMVSKELISSKDFKKIEEESSIALQIVKEARNPKKSPSALTAFSYPKTSTETKSSISNESSLSGSIETNKAPKVITMGEIMLRLSPTGFNRFVQADALELVFGGAEANVAVSLANFGMQSSYITKLPSHEIGQAAVNSLRRYGVDVSGIVRGGKRVGIYFLEKGASQRASKVIYDRANSAIAEASLSDFNWKEIFKGASWFHFTGITPALSKNAAEICLEACKTARSMGITVSCDLNYRKKLWTPDEAKETMSSICEFVDICISNEEDAEQVFGITSKNTVVSSGKLNEKGYKEVAAKLCKKFGFQKVGITLRESTSASENNWSAMLYTKGKAYFSKKYTMQVVDRLGGGDSFAAALICAELKGFKPQKQIDFASAASCLKHSINGDFNQVSFDEVLTLAKGDASGRVQR from the coding sequence ATGAATAAAATCTTTAAACAAATAGAAAAAATAGGCATTGTACCTGTCATCGTTTTAGACAATGAAAAAGACGCTTTTCCTTTAGGGAAAGCCCTCTCTACCGCCGGTCTTCTCTGTGCCGAAATCACATTTAGAACGGAAGCAGCCGAAAAAGCTATTAAAGTTTTTGCAAAAAACTTTCCGGATTTTCTTATAGGAGCAGGCACGATTCTCTCTCCGGAACAAGCCGACAAAGCTATCGCTGCAGGAGCAAAATTCATAGTCAGCCCCGGACTCAATCCTAAGGTTGTAGAGCACTGCGTTAACTTAGGCTATCCGATAATTCCGGGAGTTTCCACCGCAGGAGAAATCGAACAGGCTATGAGCTTCGGCCTTGAAGTAGTCAAGTTTTTTCCGGCTGAGGCTGCAGGGGGCTTAAAATTTATAAAAGCTCTTTCCGCCCCTTACCCGAACATAAAATTTATGCCGACCGGAGGAATAAACGCCCAAAATATTGCGGAATATGCAGCCTTTTCAAAGGTAATAGCCTGCGGCGGAAGCTGGATGGTTTCAAAAGAGCTTATATCTTCAAAAGATTTTAAAAAAATAGAAGAAGAGTCTTCCATTGCATTACAAATAGTAAAAGAGGCTCGTAATCCTAAAAAAAGTCCAAGCGCTTTAACCGCATTTTCATACCCAAAAACCTCAACAGAAACAAAGTCCTCAATATCAAATGAAAGTTCTTTAAGCGGAAGCATTGAAACAAACAAAGCACCCAAAGTTATAACAATGGGCGAAATTATGCTCCGCCTTTCCCCCACGGGCTTTAACCGTTTTGTTCAAGCCGACGCGCTGGAATTGGTTTTCGGCGGAGCGGAGGCAAACGTCGCAGTTTCTTTAGCCAACTTCGGAATGCAGTCCTCATACATAACAAAACTGCCGTCCCATGAGATAGGCCAAGCTGCAGTAAATTCCTTGCGTCGATACGGGGTAGATGTTTCAGGCATAGTCCGCGGAGGGAAGCGTGTAGGTATCTATTTTTTAGAAAAAGGAGCTTCTCAAAGAGCCTCCAAGGTAATATATGACAGAGCCAATTCAGCTATTGCCGAAGCCTCACTGAGTGACTTTAACTGGAAAGAAATTTTTAAGGGTGCCTCATGGTTCCATTTTACAGGGATCACTCCCGCTTTAAGTAAAAATGCTGCCGAAATTTGCCTCGAAGCCTGCAAGACGGCAAGATCAATGGGTATTACCGTTTCATGCGACCTTAACTACCGCAAAAAACTTTGGACTCCCGATGAAGCAAAAGAAACTATGAGCAGTATCTGCGAGTTTGTCGATATCTGTATTTCAAACGAAGAGGACGCAGAGCAAGTTTTCGGCATTACCTCAAAAAATACGGTTGTAAGCTCCGGCAAACTGAATGAAAAGGGCTACAAAGAGGTTGCTGCAAAGTTATGCAAAAAATTCGGTTTTCAAAAAGTAGGAATAACCCTGAGAGAATCCACATCAGCCAGTGAAAACAACTGGTCGGCCATGCTTTATACAAAAGGCAAAGCCTATTTTAGCAAAAAATACACAATGCAGGTTGTTGACCGCCTAGGAGGCGGCGACAGTTTTGCCGCAGCCTTAATCTGTGCCGAATTAAAAGGCTTTAAACCTCAAAAACAAATCGACTTTGCTTCAGCCGCCTCTTGCTTAAAACACTCCATAAACGGCGACTTTAACCAAGTTTCTTTTGATGAAGTTTTAACTCTTGCAAAAGGAGATGCTTCCGGAAGGGTGCAGCGGTAG
- a CDS encoding DUF3793 family protein, which produces MLSIANIEYNLAYSCAPCLAGIKPSNLFSISAEDFKQFFLLDKDLLEAKGFFLKVLCACERGVQILLYKKDSLETLIKDERVQAALLMFGYEPGMSLEDMLNLLASRMHSSQADRHCKRCCSFPHEIGLFLGYPVYDVLEYYRRNGEGCIFSGYWKVYSDAEKAAEIFNRYNECKKHFALQIEKGLRLYDLLSA; this is translated from the coding sequence ATGTTGAGTATTGCTAACATCGAATATAATTTAGCTTATTCTTGTGCTCCTTGTTTGGCAGGGATTAAACCCTCAAACTTATTTTCTATTTCGGCAGAGGATTTTAAGCAATTTTTTTTGCTTGATAAGGATTTGCTTGAAGCTAAGGGGTTCTTCCTAAAAGTGTTGTGTGCCTGTGAACGGGGCGTGCAGATTCTTTTGTATAAAAAAGATTCTCTTGAGACTTTGATTAAAGATGAAAGGGTACAAGCTGCTCTTTTAATGTTCGGGTATGAGCCGGGGATGAGTTTGGAAGATATGCTAAATCTTTTGGCATCCAGAATGCACAGCTCGCAGGCAGACAGGCATTGTAAGAGATGCTGTTCTTTTCCGCATGAGATAGGGCTTTTTTTGGGTTATCCCGTATACGATGTTTTGGAATATTACAGACGGAATGGAGAAGGCTGTATTTTTTCGGGCTATTGGAAGGTTTATTCAGACGCCGAAAAGGCAGCCGAAATTTTTAACCGATATAATGAATGCAAAAAGCATTTTGCTTTGCAGATAGAAAAGGGCTTAAGACTTTACGATTTGTTAAGTGCTTAA